One genomic region from Vibrio sp. STUT-A11 encodes:
- the iolD gene encoding 3D-(3,5/4)-trihydroxycyclohexane-1,2-dione acylhydrolase (decyclizing), whose amino-acid sequence MNTIKMTTAQALVKFMNQQYVEFDGIEHKFIHGIFTIFGHGNVVGLGQALEEDAGSLEVYQGCNEQGMAHIAMGYAKQNKRKKIYAVTSSVGPGAANMVTAAATATANRIPVLFLPGDTYATRQPDPVLQQVEQYHDASISTNDCFKPVSRYWDRITRPEQLMSAMVNAMRVLTDPADAGAVTICLPQDVQGEAYDFPEYFFKKRVHRIERRPATNPMIDDAVALIKGKKKPMLICGGGVRYSEAHDAFRQFAERHNIPFGETQAGKSAIVHDHELNLGGVGTTGCLAANRIARDTDLVIGVGTRFTDFTTCSKSLFQNPDVDFLTINVSEFDASKLDATSVVADAHIALEAIGEKLAQLGYVSGYSNEIKAAKQAWDKELTRLFNVQIGEGFVPEIGGHFDDELAEYREALNTDLAQTRVLGLLDEHLEPDAIIVGAAGSLPGDLQRVWRPKRPDTYHMEYGYSCMGYEVAASIGAKIANPEQPVYTMVGDGSYMMLHSELQTSIQEGVKINVLLFDNAAFGCINNLQMNHKMGSFGTENRFKDSKTGKMSGGLVPVDFAKNAESYGCKAYRVHTEEELIAALADAKQQTVSTLIDIKVLPKTMTNDYESWWRCGTAQVAAKPEIEAKAQENVEKLKKARQY is encoded by the coding sequence ATGAACACGATTAAAATGACAACCGCACAAGCGCTGGTTAAGTTTATGAATCAACAGTATGTTGAGTTCGATGGAATAGAACATAAGTTTATTCATGGCATCTTTACCATCTTTGGTCATGGCAATGTTGTCGGTCTGGGACAAGCATTAGAAGAAGACGCCGGCTCACTTGAGGTATACCAGGGCTGTAACGAACAAGGTATGGCTCATATTGCGATGGGTTACGCGAAACAAAACAAGCGCAAAAAGATCTATGCCGTCACCTCTTCTGTGGGCCCTGGCGCAGCAAACATGGTAACGGCAGCAGCGACAGCAACAGCGAACCGCATCCCAGTGCTTTTCTTACCGGGAGATACTTACGCGACTCGTCAGCCAGATCCTGTTCTACAGCAGGTTGAGCAGTATCACGATGCATCAATCAGCACCAACGACTGCTTCAAACCCGTTTCACGTTACTGGGATCGCATTACTCGCCCAGAGCAATTGATGTCTGCGATGGTTAACGCGATGCGAGTATTGACGGATCCTGCTGACGCAGGCGCAGTCACGATTTGTTTACCACAAGATGTGCAGGGTGAGGCTTACGACTTCCCTGAGTACTTCTTTAAAAAACGCGTACACCGCATTGAACGTCGTCCAGCGACTAACCCAATGATTGATGACGCGGTTGCTCTAATTAAGGGCAAGAAGAAGCCGATGCTTATTTGTGGTGGTGGCGTACGTTATTCAGAAGCACACGATGCATTCCGTCAGTTTGCTGAGCGACACAATATTCCTTTCGGTGAAACACAAGCGGGTAAGAGTGCGATTGTCCACGACCACGAACTCAACTTGGGTGGCGTAGGTACCACAGGTTGTCTTGCTGCTAACCGAATTGCGCGTGACACAGACTTAGTAATTGGTGTGGGTACTCGCTTTACCGATTTCACCACATGCTCTAAATCACTATTCCAGAACCCAGACGTGGATTTCTTAACCATCAACGTCTCTGAGTTTGATGCAAGCAAATTAGATGCAACTTCGGTTGTCGCTGACGCCCATATCGCTCTTGAAGCAATCGGTGAAAAGTTAGCTCAACTTGGCTACGTGAGTGGCTACAGCAACGAAATTAAAGCGGCTAAACAAGCTTGGGACAAAGAACTAACCCGCTTATTCAATGTTCAAATAGGCGAAGGGTTCGTTCCGGAAATCGGTGGTCACTTTGATGATGAGTTGGCGGAGTACCGTGAAGCACTTAATACCGACTTAGCCCAAACTCGCGTACTAGGCTTGCTTGATGAACATCTTGAACCAGATGCCATTATTGTCGGTGCAGCTGGTTCACTCCCTGGCGATCTGCAGCGTGTTTGGCGACCAAAACGTCCGGACACTTACCACATGGAGTATGGCTATTCATGCATGGGTTATGAAGTGGCCGCCTCGATTGGTGCAAAAATTGCGAACCCAGAGCAACCTGTTTACACCATGGTCGGTGACGGTTCCTACATGATGCTTCATTCAGAGCTACAAACATCGATTCAAGAAGGCGTGAAAATCAACGTACTCTTGTTTGATAACGCGGCATTTGGCTGTATCAATAACTTGCAGATGAACCATAAAATGGGCAGCTTTGGCACCGAAAACCGTTTCAAAGACTCGAAAACAGGCAAGATGAGCGGTGGATTAGTGCCTGTTGATTTTGCAAAAAACGCAGAGAGTTACGGTTGTAAAGCCTACCGAGTGCATACAGAAGAAGAGCTAATCGCCGCATTGGCCGATGCTAAGCAGCAAACCGTATCAACCCTGATTGATATAAAAGTGCTACCGAAAACCATGACCAACGATTACGAGTCCTGGTGGCGCTGTGGTACGGCTCAAGTCGCTGCGAAACCAGAGATTGAAGCTAAAGCTCAGGAAAACGTAGAGAAATTGAAAAAAGCGCGTCAGTACTAA
- a CDS encoding MurR/RpiR family transcriptional regulator, which yields MSAPTTLSELQDQIRNRYGDLSKRLQQVAAYVLDNKSSVAFETVSVIAEQADVPPSTLIRFASAFGYSGFNEMKQLFRTNLLEETSSYTDRVKLSKSMDADEEPPERPIDILQAFARANTSAIQQLSTQIDEDSLNKAVKLLSEADNIYVIGLGRSFSISSYLTYAFRHLNKRAFLIDGLGGMFKEQINMIRENDVVVAISFYPYAQDTTDVSDALANTGTKQIILTDSQISPLAAFSDVCFVVKEGKVDAFRSQVASLCLAQTLAVSLAFQESEKNSAA from the coding sequence ATGTCAGCACCAACCACACTAAGTGAATTGCAAGACCAAATCAGGAATCGCTACGGTGATTTAAGTAAACGTCTTCAACAAGTTGCAGCTTATGTACTTGATAATAAGAGCAGTGTCGCGTTTGAAACTGTTTCTGTTATTGCTGAACAAGCTGATGTTCCGCCATCGACATTGATTCGTTTTGCCAGCGCTTTCGGCTACAGTGGCTTTAACGAAATGAAACAACTATTTCGTACAAACTTACTTGAAGAGACGTCTAGCTACACTGATCGCGTGAAACTTTCAAAAAGCATGGATGCCGACGAAGAGCCACCAGAGCGCCCTATTGATATTCTGCAAGCTTTTGCACGCGCCAATACCAGTGCAATACAACAACTTTCGACTCAAATCGACGAAGACAGCCTCAACAAAGCGGTAAAACTGCTCTCTGAAGCAGACAATATTTACGTCATCGGCCTTGGACGCTCGTTCAGTATCTCTTCATACTTAACATACGCATTCCGTCACCTGAACAAACGTGCGTTTCTTATTGATGGGCTTGGTGGCATGTTCAAAGAGCAAATCAACATGATTCGCGAAAACGACGTAGTCGTAGCGATCAGTTTCTATCCGTACGCGCAAGATACCACTGATGTGAGTGATGCGTTAGCAAACACAGGCACAAAGCAGATCATTCTTACCGACAGCCAGATCAGCCCACTTGCAGCCTTCAGTGATGTCTGCTTTGTTGTGAAAGAAGGCAAAGTAGATGCGTTCCGTTCTCAGGTGGCGTCACTATGCCTAGCCCAAACGTTAGCGGTTTCACTGGCTTTTCAGGAAAGCGAAAAAAATTCGGCTGCATAA
- a CDS encoding DMT family transporter, translated as MTSNKKAELYLFSATILAGLGWLFSKQAVAELPPLAFIGFRFVCAAVIIAPFGMKQLVHGERQQFVTAGWIGLLQGLSLSLWIYAVSVSDELGVGAFIMSLSMLFVPIWGWMLFKQRPTRPFWASLPFVSAGLYFLSLSGSFSMSTGELFFFISAAFVALHFICNSHHSQTIPVLYLTCVQFFTGGLLAILFSACIESWPTSISMSTLGWFVASVIPATCLRFFIQIKGQSGTNATNAALLMTLEPLWTVLISVVWLNEVMSTNKILGIVLILTALMVYRCWDLVRVQMKRLRAF; from the coding sequence ATGACTTCAAATAAAAAAGCGGAACTGTATCTGTTTTCTGCCACCATATTAGCGGGTTTGGGGTGGTTGTTTTCTAAGCAGGCTGTTGCGGAGTTACCACCACTCGCGTTTATTGGATTTCGGTTTGTTTGCGCCGCTGTGATTATCGCGCCATTCGGCATGAAGCAGCTGGTTCATGGCGAGCGCCAGCAGTTTGTCACAGCGGGATGGATAGGGCTGCTGCAAGGTTTGTCTTTATCTTTGTGGATTTATGCCGTCTCAGTCAGTGATGAACTGGGTGTGGGCGCATTTATCATGAGCCTTTCTATGCTATTTGTACCTATCTGGGGGTGGATGCTGTTTAAACAGCGGCCAACACGCCCTTTTTGGGCTTCTCTTCCATTCGTCAGCGCGGGACTGTATTTTCTATCCCTCTCGGGGAGTTTCTCAATGTCTACGGGTGAGCTGTTCTTTTTTATTTCGGCGGCTTTTGTGGCGTTACATTTCATTTGTAATAGTCATCACTCTCAAACTATTCCCGTGCTTTACCTCACATGTGTTCAGTTCTTTACCGGTGGCTTATTAGCGATTCTTTTTTCTGCCTGTATAGAATCTTGGCCAACCTCAATCAGCATGAGTACGTTGGGGTGGTTTGTTGCCAGCGTTATTCCGGCGACATGTCTGCGCTTCTTCATTCAAATCAAAGGCCAGAGCGGCACAAATGCAACCAATGCTGCACTGCTTATGACACTAGAGCCTTTGTGGACCGTGTTGATCAGTGTAGTGTGGCTAAATGAAGTGATGTCGACCAATAAAATATTGGGTATTGTGCTTATACTTACGGCTTTGATGGTGTATCGATGCTGGGATTTAGTGCGAGTGCAGATGAAGAGGCTGCGTGCTTTTTAA
- the adhE gene encoding bifunctional acetaldehyde-CoA/alcohol dehydrogenase yields the protein MPVTNIKELDALVTRVKKAQEEFATYSQEQVDKIFRAASLAANQARIPLAQQAVEESGMGIVEDKVIKNHFASEFIYNKYKDEQTCGILEEDDNLGTMTIAEPVGIICGIVPTTNPTSTAIFKSLISLKTRNGIIFSPHPRAKNSTNDAAKLVLDAAVAAGAPKDIIGWIDQPSVELSNALMKHDDIALILATGGPGMVKAAYSSGKPAIGVGAGNVPVVIDETADIKRAVASILMSKTFDNGVVCASEQAAIVVDEVYDEVKERFATHKAYVLNKAEAEKVRKVLLIDGALNAKIVGQPAAAIAEMAGVKVPADTKVLVGEGLGKVSYDDAFAHEKLSPTLGLFRADNFEDAVAQAVTMVEIGGIGHTSGLYTNQDVNADRIRYFGDKMKTARILINIPTTHGGIGDLYNFNVAPSLTLGCGSWGGNSISENVGPKHLINKKTVAKRAENMLWHKLPKSIYFRRGSLPIALGDLEGKKRAFLVTDRFLFNNGYADDVVKLLKAQGMEVQTFFDVEADPTLSVVEKGAAQMASYQPDVILALGGGSPMDAAKIMWVMYEHPETHFEELAMRFMDIRKRIYKFPKMGQKAELVCITTTSGTGSEVTPFAVVTDDKTGAKYPLADYELTPNMAIVDANLVMNMPKSLTAFGGYDAVTHALEAYVSVLANEYSDGQALQALKMLKEYLPSSYANGANDPIAREKVHNAATIAGVAFANAFLGVCHSMAHKLGAEFHVPHGLANALLISNVVRYNANDNPTKQTAFSQYDRPQARRRYAEVADHLGLSQAGDRTAQKIERLLAWMDELKANLDIPMSIQAAGINEADFLNKVEQLAIEAFDDQCTGANPRYPLIGELRAILKDSFYGRAYTESETEKGVTDKEAEKKPAKRNVKATSKAALA from the coding sequence ATGCCAGTCACTAATATTAAAGAACTAGATGCCCTCGTCACTCGCGTTAAGAAAGCGCAAGAAGAGTTCGCTACTTACTCTCAAGAGCAAGTAGACAAAATCTTCCGTGCTGCTTCTCTTGCAGCTAACCAAGCTCGTATCCCTCTAGCGCAGCAAGCGGTTGAAGAATCTGGTATGGGTATTGTTGAAGATAAAGTAATCAAGAACCACTTCGCTTCTGAGTTTATCTACAACAAATACAAAGACGAACAAACCTGTGGCATCCTGGAAGAGGATGACAACCTAGGTACAATGACTATCGCTGAGCCAGTAGGCATCATCTGCGGTATCGTACCAACTACTAACCCAACTTCGACTGCAATCTTCAAATCTCTTATCTCTCTGAAGACTCGTAACGGTATCATCTTCTCGCCACACCCACGTGCGAAAAACTCTACTAACGACGCAGCTAAACTTGTTCTAGATGCAGCAGTTGCAGCGGGCGCACCAAAAGATATCATCGGTTGGATTGACCAACCTTCAGTTGAGCTTTCAAACGCTCTAATGAAGCACGATGACATCGCACTTATCCTTGCAACTGGTGGTCCAGGCATGGTGAAAGCGGCTTACTCTTCAGGTAAACCAGCTATCGGTGTTGGCGCAGGTAACGTTCCTGTTGTTATCGACGAAACGGCTGACATCAAACGTGCAGTAGCTTCTATCCTGATGTCTAAAACATTCGATAACGGCGTAGTGTGTGCTTCTGAGCAGGCAGCTATCGTGGTTGACGAAGTTTACGACGAAGTGAAAGAGCGTTTCGCAACGCACAAAGCGTACGTACTAAACAAAGCGGAAGCGGAAAAAGTTCGTAAAGTTCTTCTTATCGACGGCGCACTAAACGCGAAAATCGTTGGTCAGCCAGCGGCAGCAATCGCTGAAATGGCTGGCGTTAAAGTGCCTGCGGACACTAAAGTTCTAGTAGGTGAAGGTCTGGGTAAAGTTTCTTACGACGACGCATTCGCTCACGAGAAACTGTCTCCAACGCTAGGTCTGTTCCGTGCTGACAACTTCGAAGACGCCGTTGCTCAAGCGGTAACCATGGTTGAAATCGGCGGTATCGGCCACACTTCTGGTCTGTACACTAACCAAGACGTTAACGCAGACCGCATCCGTTACTTCGGTGACAAGATGAAGACGGCTCGTATCCTAATCAACATCCCGACTACTCACGGTGGTATCGGTGACTTGTACAACTTCAACGTTGCGCCTTCTCTAACGCTAGGTTGTGGTTCATGGGGTGGTAACTCTATCTCTGAGAACGTAGGTCCTAAACACCTAATCAACAAGAAAACTGTTGCGAAGCGAGCTGAAAACATGTTGTGGCATAAACTACCTAAGTCAATCTACTTCCGTCGTGGTAGCCTTCCAATCGCGCTTGGCGACCTAGAAGGTAAGAAACGCGCATTCCTAGTCACTGACCGTTTCCTATTCAACAACGGTTACGCAGATGACGTAGTGAAACTACTGAAAGCACAAGGCATGGAAGTTCAAACGTTCTTCGACGTTGAAGCTGACCCAACGCTATCTGTAGTAGAAAAAGGTGCCGCTCAAATGGCGAGCTACCAACCAGACGTGATTCTAGCGCTAGGCGGTGGTTCACCGATGGATGCAGCGAAAATCATGTGGGTAATGTACGAGCACCCAGAAACGCACTTCGAAGAGCTTGCAATGCGCTTTATGGACATCCGTAAACGTATCTACAAGTTCCCTAAAATGGGTCAAAAAGCTGAGCTTGTTTGTATCACAACAACTTCAGGTACGGGTTCAGAAGTTACACCATTCGCGGTTGTTACTGACGACAAGACCGGTGCTAAATACCCACTAGCGGACTACGAGCTAACTCCTAACATGGCTATCGTTGATGCGAACCTTGTTATGAACATGCCTAAGTCTCTAACCGCATTCGGTGGTTACGATGCCGTAACTCACGCTCTGGAAGCTTACGTATCAGTTCTAGCGAACGAATACTCAGATGGCCAGGCTCTACAAGCACTTAAGATGCTAAAAGAGTACCTACCATCAAGCTACGCGAACGGTGCTAACGACCCAATCGCTCGTGAGAAAGTACACAACGCGGCAACTATCGCTGGTGTGGCATTTGCGAACGCATTCCTAGGTGTTTGTCACTCAATGGCGCACAAACTGGGTGCTGAGTTCCACGTTCCACACGGTTTGGCTAACGCACTGCTTATCTCTAACGTTGTACGTTACAACGCGAACGATAACCCAACTAAGCAAACTGCGTTCTCTCAATACGACCGTCCACAAGCACGTCGTCGTTACGCTGAAGTGGCTGACCACCTAGGCCTAAGCCAAGCTGGTGACCGCACTGCTCAGAAGATTGAACGTCTACTTGCATGGATGGATGAGCTAAAAGCGAACCTAGACATCCCAATGTCTATTCAGGCGGCTGGGATAAATGAAGCAGACTTCCTGAATAAGGTCGAACAGCTAGCGATAGAGGCGTTCGATGACCAATGTACTGGTGCGAACCCTCGCTACCCACTCATTGGTGAGTTAAGAGCAATTCTCAAAGACTCTTTCTACGGACGCGCTTATACCGAGTCAGAGACAGAAAAAGGCGTGACCGATAAAGAGGCTGAAAAGAAACCCGCAAAGCGTAACGTAAAAGCAACCAGCAAAGCTGCGTTGGCATAA
- a CDS encoding sulfite exporter TauE/SafE family protein has protein sequence MIITDPWFYIVSIPAVLIYGIGKGGLGGALGVISVPLMAWTISPTQAAAILLPILCVMDFFAVKHHRHFADARVIKRMLPASALGVALAAFYLGSMTESSVKLIVGLLSVLFFFMHLFQRKQPKPGGTFSAWFWSTLCGFSSTAIHAGGGPASLYLLPLRLEKTTLIATMAVLFAIINLFKLVPFTLLGTFDSTNLLTSLVLMPLAPIGVKMGVWLLDKVPQQTIYQLCYGFLLLSGTKLLLEGIS, from the coding sequence ATGATCATCACAGACCCATGGTTTTATATCGTATCCATACCCGCAGTCCTCATCTACGGAATCGGTAAAGGGGGACTCGGGGGCGCATTAGGTGTCATTTCAGTACCACTGATGGCTTGGACCATCTCACCAACTCAAGCCGCTGCGATACTGCTGCCGATCTTATGTGTTATGGATTTCTTTGCCGTTAAACATCACCGCCATTTTGCAGATGCCCGGGTGATAAAACGCATGTTGCCAGCATCAGCCCTCGGAGTAGCTCTGGCTGCGTTTTATTTAGGAAGTATGACCGAGTCTAGCGTGAAGCTGATTGTTGGACTGTTGTCGGTACTGTTCTTCTTTATGCACCTGTTTCAGCGCAAACAACCAAAACCCGGAGGAACGTTTTCAGCCTGGTTCTGGAGTACGTTATGTGGCTTTTCCAGTACCGCCATTCATGCTGGAGGTGGCCCTGCCAGTCTTTACCTACTCCCGCTACGGCTCGAAAAAACCACATTAATCGCAACGATGGCCGTCCTGTTTGCCATTATCAATCTGTTTAAACTGGTGCCATTTACTTTACTTGGCACCTTCGACAGCACCAACTTACTGACTTCTTTGGTTCTGATGCCATTGGCACCAATAGGCGTAAAAATGGGTGTGTGGTTGCTGGATAAAGTCCCTCAGCAGACAATCTATCAACTGTGTTACGGCTTCTTACTATTATCCGGAACAAAATTGCTCCTTGAAGGGATCAGCTAA
- the iolC gene encoding 5-dehydro-2-deoxygluconokinase: protein MKTEKKLDLICMGRIAVDLYGQQVGARLEDMGTFAKYLGGSSGNVAYGTAVQGLKSSMLARVGDEHMGRFLREELEKVGCDTSHLITDRERLTGLVILGIKDEDTFPLIFYRENCADMAISKEDFTEEYIASARCLAITGTHLSNPQTRDAVLTALEYARRNGVKTALDIDYRPVLWGLTSLGDGETRFIASDKVTKELQDVLGLFDVIVGTEEEFHICGGSTDTVEALKAVRKVSGAELVCKRGALGCSVYTDTIPEALDEGITVHGVRVDVLNVLGAGDAFMSGLLRGYLNGEGWEKACTYANACGALVVSRHGCAPAMPTKVELDNYLTRANDVKRPDLDPQLNHLHRVTTRKTGAWDELCILAFDHRSQLVDMAKEVGADVGKIPTLKKLILEASRQVSKEAGLKGQSGLLCDSTFGQDVLNDVTGDNWWIGRPIEMPGSRPLEFEHGNIGSQLIDWPLEHVVKCLMFYSPEDDESIRTLQENKIAEAYHACLKSGHELLLEVILPEGVAKEDRLYIEAVSRFYSLGIKPDWWKLPALESDSWNTMNSLIIEQDPYCRGVVILGLDASVEELKKGFDQTTGHDLIKGFMVGRTIFGEPSKEWLSGNINNQAFINKIKSNYHEIIQLWKNRG from the coding sequence GTGAAAACTGAAAAGAAATTAGACCTGATTTGTATGGGACGAATCGCTGTTGACCTTTACGGGCAACAAGTCGGCGCTCGCTTAGAAGATATGGGCACATTCGCCAAGTATCTCGGTGGGTCTTCCGGTAACGTTGCTTATGGCACAGCAGTGCAAGGCCTTAAATCTTCAATGCTTGCCCGCGTTGGCGATGAACATATGGGACGTTTCTTACGTGAAGAGCTGGAAAAAGTAGGTTGCGACACCAGCCACCTTATCACCGATAGAGAACGTCTTACTGGCCTGGTGATTTTAGGCATCAAAGATGAAGACACCTTTCCACTGATCTTTTACCGTGAAAACTGCGCTGACATGGCAATCAGCAAAGAGGACTTTACGGAAGAGTATATTGCATCAGCGCGCTGTTTGGCGATCACTGGCACACACCTATCAAACCCACAAACGCGCGACGCCGTTTTGACTGCACTTGAATATGCTCGCCGAAATGGGGTTAAAACCGCGCTTGATATTGATTATCGTCCGGTACTATGGGGCCTAACTTCACTGGGCGATGGTGAAACCCGTTTTATCGCATCAGACAAAGTGACCAAAGAACTGCAAGACGTTTTGGGGTTATTCGATGTAATTGTCGGAACAGAAGAAGAGTTCCACATTTGCGGAGGATCAACAGATACCGTTGAAGCACTCAAAGCAGTACGTAAGGTCTCTGGCGCAGAATTGGTTTGTAAACGCGGTGCTCTTGGCTGCTCTGTTTACACAGATACGATCCCAGAAGCGCTGGATGAAGGCATTACCGTACACGGTGTGCGTGTGGATGTGTTGAACGTGCTTGGCGCTGGTGACGCATTCATGTCTGGTCTTCTTCGTGGCTATCTCAACGGTGAAGGATGGGAAAAAGCGTGCACTTATGCCAACGCTTGTGGCGCACTTGTGGTATCTCGTCATGGCTGTGCTCCCGCAATGCCAACCAAAGTTGAGTTAGACAACTATTTAACTCGCGCTAACGATGTTAAGCGCCCTGATTTAGATCCTCAGCTTAACCACTTGCACCGAGTAACGACGCGTAAGACAGGTGCATGGGACGAATTATGTATCTTAGCGTTCGATCACCGTAGTCAATTGGTCGACATGGCGAAAGAAGTCGGTGCAGATGTTGGAAAAATTCCAACGCTGAAAAAACTCATTCTTGAAGCGAGCCGTCAGGTAAGCAAGGAAGCCGGTTTAAAAGGTCAATCAGGACTCCTTTGTGATAGCACCTTCGGTCAGGATGTGCTTAACGACGTAACGGGCGACAATTGGTGGATCGGTCGTCCAATCGAAATGCCTGGCTCTCGTCCTCTAGAGTTCGAACACGGCAACATTGGCTCTCAATTGATCGACTGGCCTTTAGAGCATGTGGTGAAATGCCTGATGTTCTACAGCCCGGAAGACGATGAAAGCATACGAACTCTGCAAGAGAATAAAATAGCAGAAGCGTACCACGCCTGTCTTAAGTCTGGGCATGAACTACTACTCGAAGTCATCCTGCCTGAGGGGGTAGCAAAAGAAGATCGCTTATACATTGAAGCTGTAAGCCGCTTCTACTCTTTGGGCATTAAGCCAGATTGGTGGAAATTACCAGCGCTTGAAAGCGATTCATGGAACACGATGAACAGCTTAATCATCGAACAAGATCCATATTGTCGTGGTGTTGTGATTCTCGGTCTGGATGCTTCTGTAGAAGAACTTAAAAAAGGCTTTGACCAAACAACTGGCCACGACTTAATTAAAGGTTTTATGGTTGGCCGAACTATATTTGGTGAACCATCTAAAGAATGGTTGTCTGGAAATATTAACAACCAAGCGTTTATTAATAAAATCAAATCAAACTACCACGAAATAATCCAACTTTGGAAAAACAGAGGATAA
- the iolC gene encoding 5-dehydro-2-deoxygluconokinase, which yields MSIEKKLDVICMGRIAVDLYGQQIGARLEDMGSFNKYLGGSSGNVAYGTAVQGLKSSMLARVGDEHMGRFLREELERVGCDTSHLITDKERLTGLVILGIKDEDTFPLIFCRENCADMAINKDDFTEEYIASARCLAITGTHLSNPKTREAVLTALKYARRNGVKTALDIDYRPVLWGLTSLGDGETRYIASDKVTQELQEVLGLFDVIVGTEEEFHICGGTDNTIDALKAVRKVSDAELVCKRGALGCSVYSGEVPNDLDDGLTIHGVRVDVLNVLGAGDAFMSGLLRGYLNDEGWEKACAYANACGALVVSRHGCAPAMPTKLELDNYITRAADVKRPDLDVELNHLHRVTTRKAPQWDELCVMAFDHRSQLEDMAREAGTGTARIKTLKKLIFKASQQVAQEANLAGKAGLLCDSTFGQDVLNEVTGQGWWIGRPIELPGSRPLRLEHGNIGSQLIDWPLEHVVKCLVFYSPEDELDIRTEQEELVQEVYQACCKSGHELLLEVILPAGVKKEDRLYIQALERFYDLGIKPDWWKLPALEADSWDTVSSVVTERDAFCRGVVILGLDAPQEELQRGFNATAGKEIVKGFAVGRTLFGEPSRQWLANSINDETLIENIKQNYHNLIALWRQRG from the coding sequence GTGAGTATTGAGAAAAAGCTAGATGTCATTTGTATGGGCCGCATTGCGGTTGATCTTTACGGTCAACAGATCGGCGCTCGTTTAGAAGACATGGGATCTTTTAATAAGTACCTTGGTGGCTCATCAGGTAATGTGGCTTACGGCACAGCAGTACAAGGATTGAAATCATCAATGCTTGCACGCGTTGGCGACGAGCACATGGGCCGTTTCCTACGTGAAGAACTCGAGCGTGTTGGCTGTGATACTAGTCACTTGATCACTGACAAAGAGCGTTTGACGGGGCTGGTTATTCTGGGCATCAAAGACGAAGATACTTTCCCTCTGATCTTCTGCCGCGAAAACTGTGCTGACATGGCAATCAACAAAGATGACTTTACTGAAGAGTACATCGCGTCTGCTCGCTGTCTGGCAATCACTGGTACTCACCTATCCAATCCAAAAACGCGCGAAGCCGTACTTACCGCATTGAAATACGCTCGTCGCAATGGTGTAAAAACGGCGCTAGACATCGACTACCGCCCAGTACTTTGGGGGCTGACTTCACTGGGTGATGGCGAAACTCGTTACATCGCTTCAGACAAAGTGACTCAAGAACTGCAAGAAGTACTTGGCCTGTTTGATGTTATTGTCGGCACAGAAGAAGAGTTCCATATTTGTGGTGGTACAGATAACACTATCGACGCACTAAAAGCAGTACGTAAAGTTTCTGATGCTGAACTAGTGTGCAAACGCGGCGCACTGGGCTGCTCTGTTTACAGCGGAGAAGTGCCAAATGATCTTGACGACGGTCTGACTATTCATGGCGTTCGCGTTGACGTGCTTAACGTTCTAGGCGCTGGCGACGCATTCATGTCTGGTTTGCTACGTGGCTACCTAAACGACGAAGGCTGGGAAAAAGCATGTGCATACGCTAACGCCTGTGGTGCGTTGGTGGTTTCTCGTCACGGCTGTGCTCCGGCAATGCCAACTAAATTAGAGCTCGATAACTACATCACTCGCGCTGCTGATGTAAAACGTCCTGACCTGGATGTAGAGCTCAACCACCTACACCGCGTTACGACACGTAAAGCTCCTCAGTGGGATGAGTTATGTGTGATGGCATTTGACCACCGAAGCCAACTTGAAGACATGGCTCGTGAAGCGGGTACAGGCACGGCACGTATCAAGACGCTGAAAAAACTTATCTTTAAAGCGAGCCAACAAGTCGCACAAGAAGCAAACTTAGCGGGTAAAGCAGGTTTACTGTGTGATAGCACATTCGGCCAAGATGTACTCAATGAAGTGACAGGACAAGGCTGGTGGATTGGCCGTCCTATCGAGTTGCCGGGTTCACGTCCACTGCGCTTAGAGCACGGTAACATCGGTTCACAATTAATCGACTGGCCTCTTGAGCACGTGGTGAAGTGCCTAGTGTTCTACAGCCCAGAAGACGAGCTAGATATCCGTACAGAGCAAGAAGAACTGGTTCAAGAAGTCTACCAGGCATGTTGTAAATCTGGTCATGAGTTGCTATTGGAAGTCATCCTGCCTGCTGGCGTGAAGAAAGAAGACAGACTCTACATTCAGGCTCTGGAACGTTTCTACGACCTAGGTATCAAGCCAGACTGGTGGAAGCTGCCTGCTCTTGAAGCCGATAGCTGGGACACGGTCAGCTCAGTAGTCACAGAGCGCGATGCATTCTGCCGTGGCGTAGTCATCTTAGGCCTAGATGCACCTCAGGAAGAGCTACAAAGAGGCTTCAATGCAACTGCGGGTAAAGAAATCGTTAAAGGGTTCGCGGTTGGTCGTACACTATTTGGTGAGCCATCACGTCAATGGCTGGCGAATAGCATTAACGATGAAACACTGATCGAAAATATCAAGCAGAACTACCACAACCTGATTGCACTTTGGCGTCAGCGTGGTTAA